The nucleotide sequence AGGAAATACAACTATTTTATAATTTTTCTTCTGCTTCGTCCTGACTAATTTTGGTTGACTTTTCCATCCTGTTTACATATATTATCTACTGTTCACCACAAGTCGGGAAATTATTTTACATTTAACGTAATTTATTAGCTTCTTGACTGTGTTAACATGTATTGAACATATACGcacagaggggtgtatatacaccgttaggtgtatatacaccgttaggtgtatatatatatatacattttatggaTCACAGTATTTCTCGACTGGGATAAAAagatgacatgcagccttaatgaccctcgtgtcgtAGAAAGGATTTAACTCCAATTAACCAATGAACTAGCTATTGAGTAGTAGAGAACAAATAAAGTTCAGTTGATAGATTTTATAGATAACAGATGCACttgtccccctcccccccctaccAAGGGGGTACACATATTGACAAGTATTTCTCgatctcttattttttttttttacgttacaATGATTTCCTTCAGTTCTCGCCTTTTTACGAGGTAATATATTAAATCAAGTCTGAATTTTATTGGCAGAGCAGCATGGCATATGGGAGCTGCATGATCTGTGTATAAGAGAACGCATCATTCTCAgaggatgctgcctgcatgatcTGTGTATAAGAGAACGCATCATTCTCAgaggatgctgcctgcatgatcTGTGTATAAGAGAACGCATCATTCTCAGAGGATGCTGACTGCAGATTGAAACGTCTTATCATTAGAAAAATTTATTCATTGTCTTAAAATAATTGTATATACATTAAACCTAAAAAACATGTTATTAGTTGAATAATGAAGAAGGACTGATAGCACAGTTGACACGTCTCAAACGTAACTGACATGTCTAAGACGCTGCTGACAGGTCTAAGATGCTGCTGACTTTCTGACGACTGTCAAACCACTTGACTCTCCCGAACTACTGAGGTCTCTCCACACCCTCAATTGTGAACTATCACTGACTTAAAATTTCTTAGATACATGAAAAATTTTCCCTTTCGGAAATCAAGGTAGAAATATCTCACTTAAACTGCCAGAATAAACCCTGTACACACTTTTCTCATGATACTTGTTTAATACAATTCTTGTAAAAGGatgatcataacaataataataatgataataataataataataatgataataataataataatgtaatacgtACGTTCAGATTTTAATAGCAAAATCTCCCCTACTGGCACTTTACTTTGAAATATTAACCCTCTTATATGTGTTTTTATAACTCGTATTGACCACATCTTGACCTCAGAGGCTAACTGTTTAAAAAACaatataagaaaaaatattttattctttTAGGCACTTCataattttagagtaatgaattTTTTGATATAGGCAGTCATATGAATGCTTCAGATGGCAAGAAGAGCTCCTTGACACACTCGGATTACACTCACAAAGATGCACTCAACGAACACACTCTGAAAACCGTGTTTAGATAGCTTTATGCACAGACCACTGTACTCAGACTAACTGATTTGAAATAACAGGCATACACGCACTCTTACTCAATATTCGTACTCTTTACCTACTCACAGACTAGTACTCAGGCACTAAATAAAGCTTAAAGTTCACTGGTATTTTAATACTGTTTCGTATAATGATTGAGTACGTTGCTAACATGAACATTTCATTCTATGTTCCCTATTGTTAGGTCATTACGTCTGCATCTTCATTTAAAATAAATGCTTTGTCTTATTAGACAAATTCATCTTTCTTCTCTTGCAACATAGAGCCGTCTGCGACGGACACCCTTCTTCATCTCAGACAAATACAATGATCTCAGACAAGTGCAGTCATCATAAACAAATATAATCATCTCAGACAAACACAATGATCTCAGACAAGTGGTCATCATAAACAAATACAATCATCTCAGACAAATACAGTCATCTTAAACACTCAATTTTCTAGCTTGAAACTATTCATGTCACATTTGTCGTAGCAATCTCACCTCAAGAAACACTTGTGCCAAATTTTAACACTCCTGACAGTCACTTCAAACACTTGTGTGTCATGTGATATAAACCCATTATTTACGATGGCAACCAGAATGATAATCTGAATATTTTGTTTCTTCAACAATatgattattttcattattatttttctaACTAATCAGTTTGCATCACACTGACCATTTTTTATTGCACTTTGGTCTCACCTCTATGGGAAAGTTATTCTTTGTTGATAATCAATTAAAAATGTGCGTATTTATCAACATTCTGATCATCTCACTGATTATTGCAAGCTCTTAATTGCTTTACATACGACTAGTCAATACACGGAGCGTAAATAATTACATTCATTCGTACATAAAATcaaaataataaacaaaaaacAATTTTGTCTTGTCGATTAATATTTTTCTTTAAAAAAGACAGTGTCTTGAACACTTTTATTTTCCATTTGATTGAAATAGCGAATTGTTTTACGTTCTTTTGACGTTACGATTACAAAAACTATTATTTTGTATATTTGCTTCATAAGTGGTAACTAACTCTGAAATATGACTCCATATTATGAAAAACCTTTGGTTAGTTAATAACGTTTTTAGAAATATAAAGTACGTCTCTAATTATATTTTTTATCCAATCACTCCACAGACCGACTGAGTAATATGCCAGTCAGTCATTTATGGTGTGTCAATCACTGATCAGGTCATTACTCTCACGACCCAAAGTGATCAGGTAAACACAAGGTCTGTGCTATCAATGCACACGCTCTTGTTACCATGAACTAAATTAAATGACTAATCAGGTAAACGCTTTGTCTGTGCCATCATAGTCTATTCTATTATCACCAGAGACTAAATTGAATGAATGATCTGTCAATCACAAGGGCCGTACTATCACTCCTTAGGCTACTGGTATAATGGACTATTATGAAACGATCTGTAGCCATCATCATATGATATAATATTGCTTGCCATGATTCGTAACATGCATCAGAATAAAAGATCAGCCATTCAAAAAGCCTATGTGATTGGCGACTAGGTCAGGTACTTAGCCACAGAACCCTTGTCGAACAAAACTGATCTGATAAATACCATGATATCACTTATAGATTTTCATTAATTGACAATTTCTTGAAATGACTACAAAATGCCCCTGGAGAAATATCCAGTAAACATATTTTCACGTCACATCTCCAAAAATATATAATGTTACTAAATATCATAGACTCTAGAGAATCAACAAGACTCGTACAATACTGAAGAAAGTCGAGAATACATTGGTAAGTATTTAACAAATAACAGATGAATCTGAGCTGCAGCATCTGCCAGGGACTATTGATGCAGCTCCCCTCACTGTGGTGTCCGAATATTGAAACCTTCCAAGACAGGCAGGTTATTCCTTCACATATGCTGGTTATATAGTTATTCTAAAAAATATTATCTCTGCTGCACTTTTGACTGGCCAAATGTATATTTCAATATTTCAATTCTTATTCTGTGCAGAGAAAATGTTGACTTTTTCAAAAATCACCCATTGATTATCTTCATAGTCAATGATTAAAACACGATTCTTTCAGTAATTATACATATTAATTAAACATACGTAGATTAATTTCACGTAACTGCAAACGATGATATGATACATACCATAAGCTAAATATCTTCCAACAATTTTCTAGTCGGAAGCACTCTATACAATGACACTTGAAGGGTGCTTTGAAGACTTGCAAGATATATAAACAAATGTAAGCTCATGAATGTTGTTGTGTGGAGCAAGGTTGTATTAGAGAGGATTAAATCGTTTTCAGACAAATTGCACTTTTTTCATTAAAAATTAATTATACGCTTGTTTTCTGAACTTCCAGTATATTTCCTTTATTTCACAATTATTTTCTCAGATCTTCAGCGTTAACGTCAGTTACTGGAGTGGATCTCGCTTGAGACATCAACATTATTGCCACAAGAGATCTGCAGGTCTCCAAAGCACTCCCACATGGTCCTCGACGTCCTTGAGGCATTTGGATTATTTGAGCTGGGTGGGTCCCTCACATACGCATACATACAActttaatacaaatatatacagccTAAGAACACACAGGCAGTTATGTACAGCTTAGTCAATCACTCATAAATACCACAAGGCTACTGAGGTGCTGCCTGCCTGTCAGGCGGCAGTCGCCCACTGCGGCAGCTCCACGCAGAGAGGGGCACCGTTCCTGCCAGGGAGGGAGTGGGGGAAGaattttctaaacattatactGTGGAAACACCTAAATCTACTCCCGAAGTGACCATTACAGTGCGGTACACTGTTGTCGTAAATGTAGGTGGAGCGGGGCATAAATCTGTTGCTCGTGGAGCCCCTGTGATGACTGACGGAGGCcgtggtaagacagtggtggcACTGCTTTCAACATCTGAGCTCTCTATACTGAGGGAAGAGGTGAGCTCGGGTAATATTCTGTTGTCAGTCTCATCCAGTACTTCTTGACTGTAAAAATCAATCCATTTCTGCAAAGAGTGAAGCATATCTCGCACCTTCTTAGGATTTAAAGTCTTCAGGAGCTGAACAATCTTTTGCGGATCTGCTGCTGAAGGGATCTCAGGAATCATGGTGGTGTCAGATGTGACAGTGGAGGTGGTAGATGAGGAAACTTTGGTCACAGAGTGTTCATCTACCTCTCTTCTCTTTCTAGAAGAGCCGAGGGACCTAAGATAGATTGTCTTAACTCTTGTATGGAATTCCCCAGGTTCTGATCCGCTAATGTACATTGTTAACACAGTACTCAGACCTGATGCAGGCGTAGGTTCTGGGGCCTCGGCGGTTTGCGGTGTGGTTTTAGATCGGTCTTCCTGGCGGGAACCACCAATAGGTGCTATCGATTTTGTAGTCACACGGGGACGCGGCATATTCCTAGAACGAAGAGGTGATGACGATCCACGCTCTTCCAGGCTTCCACGGCGGCGTGTTGATATTTCACGGTCACGTCTTTGGCCAAAAGGACGAAAAGAAGTTGTCTCCTCTTCAAAATACTGAGATTCAACAGCCGGAACAAAACGCGTACTGGGAGCTCGACCATTGCTGCCCTTGGTAGCTCTCCGTCGATCATCTGTCCTAGTGAAGGAGCGTCGACGGGTTGAGGCGGAGAATCTCTCGCTTTCTCTAGGACTTGACTCTGTAGTACTTATTCCGTTGTTTTCAACTCTATCCTTCCTCTGGAATTTACTGTAGCGAGTGTCTGTCGCCGCCCTGCCTGTCGATGGTGAGCCAGAAGTCACGCTGGCCACTCGGTCACTTAACGTAAATCCACGTAACACATTGAACTTTGGAGTCTCCTCTACTGGTTCTTCATAGTCCGCATAATCCTGACTGTCACTGAATCTAGTGCCCCCGAAATTTCTGTTCCTAGGTGGAGGTCCTCTGAATTCTCTTTGTTTGTTACCACCGCTATTGTTGCTGGAACCGCTGGAGGTAGAGGAGAATGGAGCAAAGGGGTCATCCGATGCCTGCTCATCATAATTctgaaggagcgaggagagtaCCGATAACATTTGGCTATTTTCACCATCAGAATTTTGCAAACTTGCAGCAATACTTGTCAGATCTAACTGCGATAGGTCCAGGTTGGCCAGATCTAAGCCAGGGGAATCCAGATCAACAGTGGCGGTAGTAATGGGTTCGTGGCCGACGGATGTAGCACCGACCGTCACGTCGAACACAGTGTAGTGACCGTTCAGTCCTCGTGTCTTGGTCTCTGTCAGCGTTATGTGCACTGGTAGTGTCTGCACAATGGACGGCTGCAACACCGATGACTCTGTGAAGTACTCCGTTGCTGTGATCACCTGCAACAAACAATTATTTAGTGGTTAttatacacacactatatatatatatatatatatatatatatatatatatatatatatatatatatatatatatatatatatacatatatatatatatatatatatatatatatatatatatatatatatatatatatatatatatatatatatatatatatatatatatatatatatatatatatatattggtaatgTAATGAACAATAGTCAAAGCAAAATAAAATGAGACTGTATGTCGACCTCTCAATAAGTGCCTCACCAGCAAATGACGGTACATTTCTGATAAAGAGGACCTCAGTTAAAGGTTGAAACATTTAGTCCATCCCTTCATTACTTCTTTCATTCATAACAAATAACCTACAGCCCATCTCAGTGATGTATGTCGCTGGAGGttttgtgcttgttataattaTGACTATTATTCTTGTAAGTATTCTATATAATTTTAATTGAAAAAGACTTGGGGTAACTAAGCGGTATATTAAGATAAAAGTCAGAGTAACAAAGTGGTTGATAAGGAAAAACTAATGCTATCACAGTGGTAGACAAGAGGAAGACAGCAACAAAAGTGACAGTTTAAAGAAAAGATTCGGGGTAATATTTATATTACTATCACTTTAAAGGCGCCGCTTTTCTTCTTGAGTTTTAAACATTAAACATGAAAAGCAGATCAGTTGTCATACCCAGAGAAGGAGACACAGAAACTTCGTACAAGAGAGAAACAGTGTTATTATCTTTGACTTACTCCCTCCTTGGCATGTCAGGATACATAGAAAATTAATGACAGGGTAGAAGTTAAAAATTAGTCGGAAGTGAGGTCAGATGTAACGTAATTTCAAAGGCAGGTCAGAGTAGAATAGAACAGGTCAAAAAATGTATATCTTCTTGATGAAGAAGCAAATATTATCTAACCCATTATCGTTTATACTAGATTCATGCATTAACTAGAAGAATTTTATGCAAATAAGCTTAATTGCTTTTTCCAGATAGCTATAAACTCACTGAAAAGATACCAAAAATCTCTGAATATTGAAGAAAGTTGAAGAGGAGCTACAGTCAGTGAGTTCAAGAGAAACTAAATGAAAAATTACGACAAGGATAAATGTTACTTATCCCACAAGTGCGTGGAGTCGACCTTACAGGTCAGCGGCCGCCAGTACCAGGTCAACACCAGGATCTTACAGGTCCGCTAGGTTCGCAGAGGCAGAAGTCCTTCCTGCCCACAACACACTTAACCAGTATTATCTTTCTcagccatttttttttctttgctgcaccCTACCTCTTTGTTCCACATCATGCTTCTCTCCTCCAATTAAAATATCTTACTGCATATACTATACCTTGTATCAAAATATATCCTGTAACAT is from Cherax quadricarinatus isolate ZL_2023a chromosome 29, ASM3850222v1, whole genome shotgun sequence and encodes:
- the LOC128690615 gene encoding mucin-3A, whose protein sequence is MGVRSEWVCWMTLLVMVTGVPVSWAIRRRSAAPDPTPVPDPNLAALGGLGGLTGLTGGGGTGGAGGSCSNQDFLTNLLVYQYLSGSIPGGQAGAHPQLAALLGSQGPATTTVTRVSKTVTTLSVDVPPTTQFTTSTTSYVTTITSVESKVIPVIFRGSKITTTITETNEEVITATEYFTESSVLQPSIVQTLPVHITLTETKTRGLNGHYTVFDVTVGATSVGHEPITTATVDLDSPGLDLANLDLSQLDLTSIAASLQNSDGENSQMLSVLSSLLQNYDEQASDDPFAPFSSTSSGSSNNSGGNKQREFRGPPPRNRNFGGTRFSDSQDYADYEEPVEETPKFNVLRGFTLSDRVASVTSGSPSTGRAATDTRYSKFQRKDRVENNGISTTESSPRESERFSASTRRRSFTRTDDRRRATKGSNGRAPSTRFVPAVESQYFEEETTSFRPFGQRRDREISTRRRGSLEERGSSSPLRSRNMPRPRVTTKSIAPIGGSRQEDRSKTTPQTAEAPEPTPASGLSTVLTMYISGSEPGEFHTRVKTIYLRSLGSSRKRREVDEHSVTKVSSSTTSTVTSDTTMIPEIPSAADPQKIVQLLKTLNPKKVRDMLHSLQKWIDFYSQEVLDETDNRILPELTSSLSIESSDVESSATTVLPRPPSVITGAPRATDLCPAPPTFTTTVYRTVMVTSGVDLGVSTV